A genomic stretch from Psilocybe cubensis strain MGC-MH-2018 chromosome 1, whole genome shotgun sequence includes:
- a CDS encoding Deoxycytidylate deaminase — protein sequence MFIAIVGTRFSGKSSIENYLVSSHGFTLVRIIQSDSNVGGTEEKFEVIELASTSSEHSNATSRYRMNTSDVAKHLSFLSMSPLPSPATIRTQQQFTQQQSLCFSSHTELLDYVTKNWRNDFVTSDLRTRSLIETFVRRPFFLLVSVDAPLLERFHRSKSFVNISLADFIAEDDRVVFGSRYLSSSQAESLQKLNDLVNIQIVNSFSSLSGLHSYLDNLDLLHPEHLRPSWDAYFMTLASLASRRSNCMKRRVGALLVRENRVLATGYNGTARGLLNCNEGGCAHCNGTNDTNGKCQECLCLHAEENALLEAGRERIGQDCVLYCNTCPCLKCTVKIIQTGVKTVVYNLTYKVDDASAALFKEAGVQLRRYDPNTRFRLPPAEDEGLISLTSEPESDHDTIVL from the exons ATGTTCATAGCCATCGTGGGGACTCGTTTTTCTGGGAAGTCGAGTATCGAGAACTATCTTGTGTCTTCGCATGGGTTTACCTTAGTTCGAATCATTCAATCCGATTCCAATGTCGGTGGAACGGAGGAAAAATTTGAG GTCATTGAATTGGCATCCACCTCTTCAGAACACTCCAATGCTACTTCTCGTTACCGCATGAATACCAGTGATGTCGCTAAGCATCTCTCCTTTCTCTCCATGAGCCCACTACCATCCCCCGCCACTATACGTACGCAACAGCAGTTCACACAACAGCAAAGCCTATGTTTCTCTAGTCATACCGAACTGCTGGACTATGTCACTAAAAACTGGCGTAATGACTTCGTAACATCGGATCTACGGACAAGATCTCTAATTGAAACCTTCGTTCGGCGCCCATTTTTCCTACTCGTCAGTGTTGATGCACCTTTGCTTGAAAGGTTCCATCGTTCAAAAAG CTTCGTAAACATCTCACTTGCGGACTTCATTGCAGAAGATGATCGCGTAGTCTTTGGATCTCGATATTTATCTTCTTCACAGGCCGAATCACTGCAGAAACTAAATGATCTCGTAAATATCCAAATCGTCAATTCATTTTCATCACTTTCAGGTCTTCACTCATACCTTGACAACCTTGATCTACTTCACCCAGAGCATCTTCGACCTAGTTGGGATGCCTATTTTATG ACTCTTGCGTCTCTTGCATCTCGCCGTTCCAATTGTATGAAACGTCGTGTTGGTGCCCTGTTAGTACGTGAGAATCGTGTTCTTGCAACAGGGTACAACGGCACAGCAAGAGGACTGTTGAATTGCAACGAAGGGGGATGTGCGCATTGCAATGGAACCAATGACACGAACGGGAAATGTCAGGAATGTCTGTGTTTACATGCAGAAGAAAATGCATTGCTTGAAGCAGGCCGTGAAAGGATTGGTCAAGATTGCGTCCTCTATTGTAACAC GTGTCCATGTCTCAAATGCACTGTCAAAATCATTCAAACGGGGGTCAAGACTGTTGTATACAACCTAACGTACAAAGT GGATGATGCATCTGCCGCTCTGTTCAAAGAGGCTGGCGTTCAACTGCGCAGATACGACCCTAATACTCGGTTTCGCTTGCCTCCAGCGGAGGATGAAGGATTAATTTCATTGACTTCTGAACCGGAATCTGACCATGATACCATTGTGCTATAG
- a CDS encoding TELO2-interacting protein 1-like protein (TELO2-interacting protein 1 homolog): MSEEFNINAYFKRLKAFCVPLLGASRLTPASHAETSARLSQIIQILGEIPPEKLTTNLISYVFLPLTTLLQRNASADIPNQILEKILIALKLLVDSWWWTCDIKIWEQIFMLCGAVVGELDMKSDTNKSQKRDDETKDAATRCICSLIRPRDGEEAAKRGILPNVPDERLALFQAHTQNPKFTPVVGQTLDSLIVTAMSSNISLQIASLETTALIIDLYLPDALLPSVLPGTVSAMTKICLGIPQGKKGWANGDIVLQGLQVMRVIITKAIGNDVCIRDGAICRVHDLTDLLNTPSTTFESTNETTYFTQRSESWLRGTSTQLHIAINTLSPLISHPTPTALLGLARFSSSIIQSTSLTLPQTRPLLLSFLLALSISEYTSVSSEARGQLMTLLSMPSDAQTPLQHAILTTLGDNLSALPRLLSTQIDSRVRHAAGLITAVCSLAFDPVSDASLPVIAKGIGQLLGPTGGVEKWGWSLLSVLEIIEPPITVTNTSGAQLTLENDPSALQWVNFPDVVFKNISAHETRNALNDTFHALGAAGGDAGLFAVEWFISVGLSGTSITSVAALWCACRLLEGIGYVSLYSGQVSALPNSLASKRLDKQVRSLAKSIAEIWDTSYDIAGDTSLPNTEEESSFLVQHQIGLNPLHETLKIIKPPGPKKVNVKHQPIVHRALALQLLAVAAGISQARFTPLFIHVLYPILHSLVSPVSFLSSTALAALNYITIATSYASPANLLLSNFDYVLDSVSRRLTPRWLDIDATKVLGIMIRFVGADVVEKAGDVVEECFDRLDEYHGYGVIVDGLVEVLMEVIKVIEVEARANKTLLNNTSADVSNENRGPQRVSLDDLLEFLPKRYEVPPEDDTYYGPAPKEAWGGKDDDGQEDGAEYQEGSGLSNFQSSSDEPPPTPVQALTKQIITRSLYFLTHESPVIRGKIMVLLTLSVPVLPESALLPSIHSAWPFILNRLADSETFVVSSAAGLVEALSKEMGEFMFRRVWDDVWPKFKLMLSNLEKGESTSALARNDRAGVGTESAYTHSHRLYRSFIKTMTLALQGVHEHETSFWEVIMAFRRFLSTTAQEELQQCAVALYVQAGKSNPDSVWLALSSTICPAEPVVEFMKGVWDIKHNADVVFKSLN; this comes from the coding sequence TCACAACAAATCTCATCTCTTATGTCTTTCTCCCATTGACAACTCTTCTTCAACGAAACGCCTCCGCTGATATACCAAATCAAATCCTGGAAAAAATTCTGATTGCTCTGAAGCTCCTGGTTGATAGCTGGTGGTGGACATGCGATATTAAAATTTGGGAGCAAATTTTTATGTTATGCGGTGCTGTTGTGGGAGAATTGGACATGAAGTCAGATACTAATAAAAGTCAGAAGCGCGACGATGAGACCAAAGACGCAGCAACACGATGTATTTGTTCTTTAATACGCCCACGCGATGGTGAAGAAGCGGCGAAGCGAGGAATTTTACCCAATGTTCCAGATGAACGTTTGGctttgtttcaagcgcaCACGCAAAATCCGAAATTCACCCCTGTAGTTGGGCAGACACTGGACTCTCTCATAGTGACAGCGATGTCTTCGAACATTTCTCTACAAATCGCGTCGCTTGAAACCACTGCTCTCATCATCGACCTCTATTTACCAGATGCTCTCCTACCTTCAGTGCTACCAGGTACTGTGAGCGCTATGACCAAAATTTGCCTGGGTATACCTCAAGGGAAAAAAGGTTGGGCGAATGGCGATATTGTTCTCCAAGGCCTTCAGGTTATGCGTGTCATTATCACAAAAGCTATCGGAAACGATGTCTGTATAAGAGATGGAGCTATTTGCCGTGTTCACGACCTTACCGACCTCTTAAATACACCGTCTACGACATTTGAATCTACCAATGAAACGACGTATTTTACTCAGAGAAGCGAATCATGGCTACGCGGCACATCTACACAACTTCATATTGCCATCAATACCCTATCACCCCTTATTTCACATCCAACTCCCACCGCCCTGCTCGGCCTTGCGAGATTTTCTTCAAGTATTATACAATCGACATCACTGACGCTACCTCAGACTCGACCTCTTTTGCTTTCATTTCTACTGGCGTTGTCCATCTCGGAATACACATCTGTTTCTTCTGAAGCTAGAGGACAGTTGATGACCCTTTTATCAATGCCATCTGATGCACAAACTCCTCTGCAGCATGCAATTTTGACCACTCTTGGTGATAACTTGTCTGCCCTTCCCCGACTTCTGTCCACGCAAATCGACTCTCGAGTTAGGCATGCTGCCGGTCTGATAACGGCAGTTTGTAGCCTTGCGTTCGATCCCGTTTCTGATGCATCGCTTCCCGTTATTGCTAAAGGGATTGGGCAACTTTTAGGACCCACAGGTGGAGTTGAAAAATGGGGCTGGAGTCTGTTATCTGTTTTGGAAATAATAGAACCTCCAATCACGGTGACAAACACATCTGGAGCACAGCTTACTTTAGAAAATGACCCCTCTGCGCTTCAATGGGTCAATTTTCCCGACGTGGTATTCAAGAACATCTCGGCTCATGAAACGCGCAATGCTTTGAATGATACTTTCCATGCATTAGGTGCCGCAGGCGGGGACGCAGGATTGTTTGCCGTTGAGTGGTTTATTAGTGTGGGATTGAGTGGAACTAGTATTACATCTGTTGCTGCTCTATGGTGCGCTTGTAGGCTCCTAGAGGGTATCGGGTATGTCTCACTTTACAGCGGTCAAGTTTCTGCACTACCCAACAGTCTTGCCAGTAAAAGATTGGATAAACAAGTCAGAAGTCTAGCAAAAAGTATTGCTGAGATATGGGACACATCGTACGACATCGCAGGCGACACTTCTCTCCCAAACACTGAAGAAGAGAGTTCTTTCTTGGTTCAGCATCAAATCGGCCTGAATCCCCTCCACGAAACCCTGAAGATTATCAAACCTCCAGGGCCCAAAAAAGTAAATGTTAAACATCAACCAATCGTCCACCGCGCACTTGCATTGCAGCTGCTAGCTGTCGCAGCGGGAATCTCACAAGCTCGATTCACTCCCCTTTTCATCCACGTTTTATATCCTATCCTTCATTCTCTGGTATCTCCAGTGTCATTCCTTTCATCGACCGCCCTTGCTGCCTTGAACTACATCACTATTGCTACCTCTTACGCATCACCTGCCAACCTGTTACTGTCAAACTTCGATTATGTCTTGGATTCTGTGTCTCGACGACTGACCCCGAGATGGCTGGACATTGATGCGACCAAGGTTCTCGGAATCATGATTCGGTTCGTTGGGGCGGACGTCGTCGAAAAGGCTGGTGATGTTGTCGAAGAATGTTTTGACCGCCTGGATGAATATCATGGTTATGGTGTAATTGTGGACGGTCTCGTCGAAGTGTTGATGGAAGTGATCAAGGTCATTGAAGTCGAAGCAAGAGCGAACAAAACATTATTGAATAATACATCTGCTGATGTCTCGAACGAAAATCGTGGACCGCAGAGAGTTTCTCTAGATGATCTCCTTGAATTCCTTCCGAAGAGATACGAAGTCCCTCCAGAAGATGATACATACTACGGCCCTGCTCCGAAGGAAGCTTGGGGCGGGAAAGACGACGATGGACAGGAAGACGGAGCGGAATACCAAGAAGGTTCAGGGCTTTCGAATTTCCAATCTTCATCAGACGAGCCTCCGCCGACGCCAGTTCAAGCACTGACAAAACAGATCATTACTAGGTCTCTATATTTCCTGACTCATGAATCCCCTGTCATACGAGGCAAGATTATGGTGCTGCTGACTCTATCTGTTCCCGTCTTGCCAGAATCGGCACTCCTTCCATCCATTCATTCCGCATGGCCATTTATCCTAAATCGATTGGCAGATTCTGAAACATTTGTGGTCAGCTCTGCTGCGGGTCTGGTTGAAGCGTTGTCCAAAGAAATGGGGGAGTTCATGTTTAGGAGAGTGTGGGACGATGTCTGGCcaaagttcaagttgatgtTATCAAATCTCGAAAAAGGAGAATCTACGAGCGCCCTCGCGCGAAACGATAGAGCAGGTGTTGGCACGGAGTCCGCATACACTCATTCCCATCGCCTGTATCGTTCTTTTATCAAGACAATGACTCTCGCTCTTCAAGGCGTACACGAACACGAGACATCTTTCTGGGAGGTTATCATGGCATTCCGCAGATTCTTGAGCACAACCGCGCAAGAAGAATTGCAACAATGCGCTGTTGCTCTTTACGTACAGGCAGGGAAATCTAATCCGGATTCTGTTTGGCTGGCCCTCTCTTCAACAATATGTCCAGCTGAACCAGTTGTAGAATTTATGAAAGGGGTTTGGGATATCAAACACAATGCTGATGTAGTTTTTAAATCTTTAAATTAA